Genomic DNA from Leptotrichia wadei:
CGGCTTATTTCCTTCCCCAATTCTTTCCTGAATAAAAAATATCGGTCCTTTCGACTCCAGTTTTATTATTATCGCAGCAATAATCATAATTGGAATGACACAAACTCCGATTAAAAGTGCAAAGATTATGTCAAGAATTCTTTTTGCCTTCAAGTTAAAGCTATTATAGTAAATTTCAAAACCTGTATTTTCCAAAAACCACTTTGGACTTAAATTTGAAACTGGTAATTTATTTTCATACATTTCATAAAATTCCAAATAATTATAATACTGCATTCCATTAAGTTTATACTGCAAAAGTTTATCTACGAGTTTTGTATCATACAAAAGATTATTTGTAAAATCTACAATTATGTCAACTTTTTTATTTTCACAAAGATCTAACAATTTTTTTGTTAAAATAGTTATATCTTTTTTTTCCTTCAAAACATCTGATAATTTATATTGACTATCTTTTTTTATACTTTCCAGCAGGTCATTTGTATACCCATTTTCTCCAACAAATACAACTTTTTTCTTTTCAGCCAGTCCAATCATTACGATATACCGATATATAATCTGGAACATTGTAATTAACCCAAATAAAATTATCGCCTCATTTAAAAGAAATATTTTAAAAAGTTTTATAACTATTACAAGGATAAAATTAATTATAATTATAATCGCAATATCCCGTAATTTATATCTTCCTGTCATATTATAAACATTCGCCACATAATAAATTATCATCGAACAAACAATTACAATTACATTTGTAAATCCAAGTCCACGATTTATAAGCAGCAATCCTACCAAATACATCACAACCGTCAATATCCCAAATAAATAGGAATAATTTTTTTTCATTCCACGTACAGCCATCTTAAATTACACTTCCTTTTTTCATTTTTTCTTTAATAACAAATTTATCTAACGAAACTATTTCATTAAGTAGATAAAATTTCCAAATCATAATATTTTTTCTCCTTTCATCTATACATCCCATATTATTTATAAAAATCTATAAAATCCAATTAATGAAATATTTTAATTCCCTTCAATTTTTTTGTAAATCCTTACTTTAATTCAATTTTTTTATAAAATTGCCTATTTATCCCAGTTAAAAGATTATACAGCACTTTTAATATTTTACTTGTAAAAAAAGATAACAAAAATACTATTACAAACGTAACAATTATATATAAAAAATAATTCACTTTGAATTTTAATATTTTTTCACAAAAAAACAAAAAAATCGGATGAATTAAATAAATATCATAAGTTTTCGCTGATACAGACTTTATAACATTTTTTACTTTGGCTAAATTTTTTCCCCATCAAAAGTATTTACAAAAAAATCATAAAATAAAACTGTTGCTCCAAAAACACCAATTGAATGATAATCATAAAAATAATCAAAAAATTTACTATTTGATTTTGTAAATATATATGTTAAAAAGATAATCGAAAATATCATCATAAAAAAAATTATGTATTTTTGCCACTTTTTCATATTTAAAGGTTTTTCAAAAAGTAAGTAGCCAATTAAAAAATATCCGATATATTGCCCAACTGGAGAATATATTTTTATATTTTTCCTAAAAACTGCATTTAAAAATGGAATAACAATTATAAAAGCAATCCAAATATAAACTAAATAATCTATGCTCTTTCTATCAACTTTTATCACAATTTTTCTCAAAAATGGAGTTATTAAATAAAGCAATAATATCATATAAATATACCATAAATGATAGTAAATTTTTCCTTGAAAAAAGTCTGAAAAAAAATTATGATAACTTTCCTTTTTGGAAAAAATTAAAATTATCGTTTTATAAGTTGATTTTCTAAAAAAAACCAAAAACAATTCATCGTTTTTTACATCTTTAAAAATTATTACAAATATAAAAAAAACAACAGAATATATAAAAAACTTTGGAATAATTTTTACAAATCTCTTTTTAAAAAATACTTTCACATCCTCATCTTTCCTTAATAAAAAAAATCCACTAACCATAACAAATAGTGGCACGCACATTCTGCTAAAAGAATCTATAATATTTGCCGTCATCCATCTGTTTCTAGATATTTCACCATAACTATACAGCTCACTTGCAACAATATGAATAAATAAAACCATACTAATCGCAATACATTTTAAAATATCAAAATTAAAAAATCTGTCCTTACTTTTTACCATTTATAAATCTCCAAATTTATCAATTTCCTTTAATAAAAATATAACTAATTTTACCATAGTTTAAGGTAATTTTCAATCGTTTTTACCTTTATACATTTTATATATAAATGAATTTAGAAACAATAATTATTCTATTCAAATTCTAAATTTATTTAATTTTAATAATGTGATAAAAATTTTTATATTAAAAATTTGCATTTTTAATAAATATTGGTATAATTATATCGAATAGTTTGCTAACCAAAATATTTGAAGGAGGAAAGAAATATGAAAATAAAACTAAACAATATTTCAGAAACTATGCTTATTACTTTGCATGCACGTGCGAAGGATGCTGAAAGTAAAAATCCAATTTTAAATGATAAAAAATCTTCCGAGATTCTTTCACAGCTGGATTATGATTTTTCAAAATTTGAGAAGGCGTGGGCTTCGTACTATGGGATTCTTTCACGTGCGAAAGTGATGGATAATGAAGTAAAAAAATTTATGGAAAAATATCCAGATTGTGCGATTGTGTCAATTGGCTGTGGACTAGATACAAGATTTTTACGAATAGATAACGGAAAAATAAGATGGTTCAATCTTGACTTGCCAGAAGTTATTGAAAAACGAAAATTATTTTTTGAACCTAATGAACGAGTTACAGATATTGCAAAATCTGCATTTGATTCAGCGTGGACAAAGGATATTAAACTGGAAGGGAAAAAATTGCTTATTATTTCCGAAGGTGTATTAATGTACTTTGAAGAACAGCAAATTAAACAGTTTTTGGAAATACTGACTGATAATTTTGATTCTTTTGAAGCTCAATTTGACTTGCTTTACAAAGGAACAGTTAAAATGAGTAAAAAACATGATACCTTAAAAAATATGGAAGCAAAATTTAGTTGGGGAGTAAAAGATGGAAGCGAAGTCGTAAAATTGAATCCAAAATTAAAACAGACTGGACTTATTAATTTTACCGATGAAATGAAACATCATCTTCCTGGCTGGAAAAAATTGTTTATTCCATTCTTTTACATTTTTAATAACAGACTTGGAATTTATACTTATGAAAAATAAATTTATTTTTTAATTTATTTCCTTTTCTAAAATGAATGGAGGGATTATTATGAAAGAATTGAAATATTTGCTAAGTTTATCTGGTAAACATAAGATGAAGCTAATTTTTTCAGCAATATTCAGTATAATTGGTACGACATTGTCTGCTGTGCCTTATCTTCTTGTGTATCAGATTGTTCTGGAGCTTTTTAAGGCAAATATTGATTATTCAAGAATAAAATTCTGTGTTTTTATTGCGATATTTTTTATAATTGTAAAAATAATTATGCAGATTTTATCAGGGGTATTTTCACATATTGCGGCTTTTTCGATTTTGTACAAAATTCGGATTGATTTGATTGAGCATTTGTCAAAGCTGAATATGGGATTTTTTAAGAAAAATATGTCTGGAAAGCTGAAAAAGATTATTAATGAGGATATTGAAAAATTGGAACTCTTTATTGCACATCAGATTCCAGATTTATCTTCAGCTCTTGTAACTCCGATAATATTTTTAGGGATTATGATTTACTTTAACTGGAAATTGACACTTGTTTTATTTATTCCAATTATTCTAAGCATAATGGCACAGGGAAAAATGTTTCAAAGTTATGGGAGTCGTGTTGAACATTATTACACTCTTCTTGCAAACTTAAACGCTACTATTATGGAATACATAAATGCAATGAACGTTATGAAAGCATTCAACCTTACTGCTAAATCATTCAAGGATTATCGGGATATTACTCAGGAATATGCAGATTACTGGATTGAGCTTACAGAACTAAGTGTGCCGTTTTACTCGATTTTTCTCTGTCTGACTGATTCGGGGCTGCTTTTCATTATTCCGGTTGGCGGACTTATGCTGTTTTATAATCAAATTTCAGTATCTGTGTATATTCTATTTATTTTAATGAGTACAATTTTTTTAAGCTCATTAAAGGCATTATTTGACTTGGCACACCATCTTTCCGCATTGACTAAAGGGCTAGGAAAGATTATGGAAATCAATGGGGAACAGGAGCAAAAATCTGGAAACACAAATTTCCCTTCTAATTTTTCAGGCTATATAAAATATGAAAATGTAAATTTTGCATATAAAAATAAAAATGTTATAAATGACTTTTCCTTGGAAATAAAGGCTGGAACCTCAACTGCACTTGTAGGGCCTTCTGGCTCAGGAAAAACAACGATAGGACTTCTGCTTGGAAGATTTTGGGATATAAATAGCGGAAAAATAACTATTGATGGAACTGATATTAAGGATTTTACTTACACAGGATTGGCTGACAATGTTTCGTTTGTCTTTCAGGATACATTTATGCTTCACGATACTATTTTTGAGAATATAAGAATGGGAAGGGATTATTCGCTGCAAGAAGTGGAAAATGCTGCAAAAAAGGCACAAATTCACGATTTTGTAATGTCCTTGCCTCAGAAATACGAAACTGTGATTGGAGAAGGCGGGATTAAATTAAGTGGAGGGGAAAAGCAGAGAATTTCAATAGCTCGTGCCATTTTAAAAAATGCCCCAATTATCGTACTGGACGAAGTTACTTCCTACTCTGACATTGAAAACGAAGCCAAGATTCAGGAGGCTCTGCGTACTTTACTAAAAGGGAAAACTGCCATTATCATTGCTCACAGGCTTTACACAATAAAAAATGCCGATAATATCGTTGTAATGAATAAAGGACGTATTACCGAGCAAGGTACTCACAAGGAGCTTCTGCAAAACAAGTCAGAATACTGGCATTTATGGAATTTATATAGCGATAATGATTTGATGGAAAATAAGGAAATTTAGGGGGTGTAGACAATGATTAATGATATTAGAAATATAAGAACTCTTGCTGGAAATAAATATAAAAATCTTAAAAAGCCAATATTTTTTCTAACAATAGATGCTATATTTTATATGATGAACTACGCAATGTTTTATTTTACAATTATTGATTTGATGAATAATAATTTTACAATGAAAAAGTTGATAATCTATACTTTTATTATGATTTTTGCAATCATTTGCAGATTTGTATTAAATCGTATCGGATATATTGGAATTCAAAGTGAGGGAGCTAAAATTATTCAGGATTTGAGAATCAGGATGGGGGATCATTTGAGAAACTTGAATTTGGGATACTTTAACAGTCACAATATTGGGAATATTATTAATATTATGACAAATGATTTACAGGATTTTGAGCAGGTTATAACTCACAGCACATCAGAAATTATAAAGTTATCCATACTGACAATTTATCTTCTGTTAATTATATTTGAAATTTCACCTCTACTTGCCATACTGCAACTGATAATCTCCCTGACTGGATTAATATTTGTCATTCTGGGAACGAAAAAAGGTGCAAAAATAGCATTGAAAAAAAAGCATACTATGGATAATGTTGTTTCACGTATGGTGGAATATATCGCCGGAATGGAACTTTTTAAGGCATATAATCTGACTGGGGAAAAATTCAAGAGGTTAAAGGACAGTTTTAATGATTTGAAAAAGGAAAGTATAAATACTGAAATTGCTCTTGCCCCCTATGTTATGATTTTTCAGCTTATTACGGATATTTCCTTTGCCTTGCTCCTGTTAGTATCTACACAGCTTTTTATGGCTTCTTCCATTAATAAAGTAGAATTTTTTTCATACATAATTATTGGACTTTCACTTTCAAACGTGCTAAAAGCCTTTTCTACACAATATACTTTTATCCAATACTTGAAACTTGCCACAGATAAACTGATAAATGTGCATAATGAAAAGGAAATTTCCTATGAACTTGAAAAAGTTACTTTACCAAATTACAATATAAAATTCCAGAATGTAAGTTTTTCTTATGAAAAAGACACTCCTGTCCTAAAAAACATCACTTTTGAAGCAAAACAGGGGACAAAAACTGCCTTAGTCGGTTCGTCAGGCTCTGGAAAAACAACTGTTACCAGCCTTATTGCAAGATTCTGGGACTGCCAGTCTGGCGAAATTACCATTGGCGGAATAAATATCCAAAAAATATATCCTGAAGAGCTGCTTACAAATATAAGCATGATTTTTCAAGATGTCTACTTGGTAAATGACACTTTTGAAAATAACATAAGGCTGGGAAAACCTAAGGCTGCAAGGGAAGAAGTGATAAATGTGGCTAAAAATGCCAATTGCCACGATTTTATAATGGAAAGCGAAAATGGATACGACACTGTAATCGGAGAAGGCGGCTCTACTTTGTCTGGTGGAGAAAAACAGAGAATTTCAATTGCAAGAGCCTTATTAAAAGATACCCCAATTATTTTAGTTGATGAAGCCACAGCCTCACTTGATGCCGATAATGAATACGAAATAAGAAAATCTCTCAATATTCTTACAAAAAATAAGACTGTAATTACAATCGCCCACAAACTCAACACAATAAAGGATTATGACAAAATCATAGTTATGTCCGACGGGATAATCGAAGAAATTGGAAATCATGAGCAGCTTATGGAAAATAAAGGACGATATTACAAAATGTATACTGAAATGGAAAAGGCACAGTCAGAATTTGAATTAATTTAATATAAAATATACCCAATCTTGAATTTTTCAATCAAAAATTTGGGTATATTTTTCTTTTTTATATCTCTAATTATTAATCTTTTAACAACGGATCTTTCTTCGTAACTTCAACTACCAATTTATGTAGCCCAATTAACGCTATCAAATTCGGAATTACCATAAGCCCATTAAACATATCTGCAAGTTCCCACACTAAATCAACTTTTTGTAGCGAACCTGCCACTATACAAGCCATTACTAAAGCTCTATAAACATTAAGTGCTTTTTTACCAAATAAATATTTTACATTAGCTTCTCCAAAGAAATACCATCCAATTATTGTTGAAAAAGCAAAAAAGAATAATGCAACTGCAACAAATATTACTCCAAAATGCCCCAATACTGCTTGAAATGCTTGCTGTGTCAATGAAATTCCAGTTCCATTTGCTCTTCCATCTGCAATCAGTATTACTAATGCTGATAATGTTAAAATTACAAATGTATCAATGAAAACTGTAACGATTGCAACGTGTCCTTGATCTTCAGGATTTTTTACTTTCGCAATTGCATGTGCATGCGGTGTTGAACCCATTCCAGCCTCATTTGAGAACAACCCTCTCGCCACTCCAAATCTTATTGCTTTTCTCATTCCAGCTCCTGCAAATCCACCTAAAACTGCTTTTGTAGAAAAAGCATTAATAAAAATTGCCTTAAATGCCATACCTGTATTTCCAATGTTTAATAAAATAATAGCAACACATGTTACAACATATAAAATTGCCATAATTGGCACAATTTTTTCAGTAACTGAGGCAATTCTTTTTACTCCACCAAAAAATATAAATCCAGATAAAGCTGCTAAAAATAATCCTGTTACAACTGTTGGAATATGAAAAGCATTATGAAAGGCATCCCCTACCGAATTTGCCTGAACTGCATTTCCCATAAACCCTAAAGCTAAAATACATGAAACTGCAAAGAATCCTGCTAAAAATTTAGCTGCTTTTCCACCATTAAATAAAGTTTGGATATAATAGGCAGGACCTCCTGTCATTTCTCCATCTTTTTTCTGTTTAAAAATTTGGCTTAATACTGCTTCTGAATAAATAGTAGCCATTCCAAAAAATGCACTTACCCACATCCAGAATATCGCTCCAGGCCCTCCAGATACAATCGCTGTTGCAGCTCCTGCAAGATTTCCTGTTCCAACTTGTGCAGCGATTGCTGTTGCTAATGCCTGAAATGATGACATTCCATTACTATCCGCCTTTTCTCCACTAAGGTCAAATCCACCTGTAAGTTGTTTTAATCCACTTTTAAATTCTCTAATTTGAATAAATTTCAGTCTAAAAGTGTAAAATATACCAGTTCCAACTAACAAAATAATTAAAACAACTCCCCAAAAAAATCCATTAAAATCCTTAATAACGTTTAACATTTAAACTTTTCTCCTTCTATTTTTATATTTTGAATTTTAAATGAATGTAGAATTTAGGCTGTGTATTTCAAACAAATAACATTATAATTCAGATTTATTTAAATAAAAAAAGTTGCTCTCTACTTTAAAATAAAGTATAGACAACCTCTAAAAATTCTTTTTATATAAAAAAACAAATATAAAATTATAATTTTATATGTATCAATCTCTGTTCTTTTACCTGAGAGTTTAGGGAATTTATTCCTTTGCTCCTTCGGTGCAGCCATCTAAGACTATCTCTCCAGAGGTCCGTCCACTATGAGTCCTTTTACCTGAAAGAGTCACTTCTTCGGTGTTTCAATTATATTTTTAATATTTTTCTAATATAATTAAAATCTCTCCTCATACCTTCATCCAATTTATTCAATTTTTTACATATTATCATATTTTTTTTAGTATGTCAAAAAATATTTTTTAATGTTTTTTTATTTAATAATTTTTATATTGTTAATAAATTCAAATCTTAATATTTTACTTCAAAATAATCAAGCATTTTTTTCATTTCATCTTGTGCCATAAGACAAGTATCATAAAGCCATCCCTTTTCACTCTCATAATTTTTTAACCCACGATAATAAAACATTTTATACTTATCTTCCAATATAAAAGGCACAATATCATTTTTCAGACATTCCTTAAACATTATAAGCCTTCCAACTCTCCCATTCCCATCTTGAAATGGATGAATTTTTTCAAATTCATAGTGAAAATCTATAATTTTTTCAACAGTTATTTCAGTTTGGCTATTATAATTTTCCAAAAGTTTTTTCATCTTTGCCTCAACTTGTTTTGGACTCACAGTCCTATTTCCACCAACCGTGTTTGGCTTTTGCTTATACTCGCCAACCTTAAACCATTCAATTTGTGAATCACTCGTATTACTTTTAAGCAGAAAATGAAGTTTTTTTATATATTTTTCAGAAAGTTTTTCATTTGCATGTTCAATAATAAAGTCAAAACATTTAAAATGATTTAAAGTTTCAATCACATCTTTAACTTTCACTGTTTCATTTTCCGCAAAAAAACTATTTGTTTCAAAAATATGTCTTGTCTGATCTTCTGTCAATGTACTTCCTTCAATATGATTACTATTATAAGCAAATTTAATTTGAAGATTATGATACAACATTCCTTTTAAATTATTATTTTTTTCTTCAAGCAAAGTTTCCAGTATATAATTTTTCATTTATATTCCCTTTTTTCATTTATAAATTTATTTACTTTTCAATACCGCTCTAACTACATAGTGTATAAAATAATAGATTGATTTTAAAAGCGGTAATTTTTCAATTTTTCGGTAAATTTCCCAACGCACTTTCGCTGTTTTAGCTTTATTGCTTGAACGTGAATTATCAAGCACTCGATAATATGCCAAACTTTCCTTTAATCCATAAATTGTTTTCACATCCTTCACAATTTCCAGCCAAAGCACATAATCTTCATTTTTCTCCAGTTCTTTAAAATATCGCTTTCCAATTTTTTCCGCATCATACATAACTGTCAGGCATCCTAAATAGTTATTTTTTAACATATCCGTATAGGAAATTTCAGATTTTATAACAACTTCGTTGATTTTTTCGCCATTTTCCCTGACTCTCATATATTCTGTGCAGCTAATGCTCGCATTTTTTTCCTTCATAAAATTTATCTGCTTTTCCAACTTTTCACTATGCCAATAATCATCAGAATCTAAAAATGCGATATATTTTCCGCTAGCCAATTCAATCAGAAAATTTCTTCCCTTTACTACTCCCACATTTTTTTCAGTATTTACAATTTTTATTCTTTTATCCTTTTTCACAAATTCACTTGCAACTGCAAGACTGTTATCTGTTGAGACATCGTTCATAATAAGCATTTCCCAATTTTCATAAGTTTGTGAAAGTACCGATTCTATTGTTTTTCCAATAAATTTTTCTGCATTATACATTGGAACAATTATTGAAACTTTTTCTTTTTCCATTTTCTCTCCTAATTTTAAAATTCTCTAGTCCTGTGGAAACTTAATTCCCGCTTCAATTCTAGCCTTTGTCTGCACTTCACTTACCAGTAGACTTTTTTCCAGCTGTCTATAACAAAATTCTAAATCCTTTTCATTTACTGCACGAATAAACGCCTTAAATTCAGGAACAACTCTGTCTTTTGAAAATCCATCATCAAAACTTTTCATTGTTCCATCATACATTTTTAATGTAACTTTTCCAACAAGTCCTGGTGCTTCTTCACTTATAATTTTTCCTTTGCTTCCCTGAATTACGCCTATTCTCTCACCTTCACTATCTTTTGCACATACACACATAGCATTAAAGTTTTCATATTCCATCATAAGAACTCCGCTCGTGTCAATATTTCTCTCAAGATTTGCATAATATTTCACATTTTCAGGCTTTCCAAAAAGTCCTAGAACATAATGTAAATTATAAAGTCCTAAATCCATCAATGCTCCACCAGCTTTTTTTAGGTCAAATACAGGTAAAATTTCTCCTCTCTTAAAAGCGTCATATCTGCTGGAATACTGGCTATACTGGCTTTGAACAAGTTTCACATCTCCAATTTCCCCAATCCAGTCTTTTATTTTTTTATAATTTTCAAAATAAAGTGTCGTTATTGCTTCAAATAAAAACAGTTTTTTTGCTTTTGCCAAATCTGACAATTCTTTAGCTTCCTTATAATTAGTTGTCATCGGCTTTTCAATAATAACATTCAGCCCTTTTTCAAGTGCCTTTTTGCAAAATTCAAAATGCAGGAAATTTGGAACAGCAATATAAACAGTATCAATTCCAAATTCACAAAGTTCATCAAAATCATCTGTAAAGTTTGGAATCCCATATTTTGTGCAAATTTCCTCAACTTTGCCAATACTTGCCTTTGTCCCTTGCATCCCCACAATTTCCAGCCCTTCCAGCTTCACAAGGCTAGGCAAAAACTCCTGAACAATCATCCCTGAACCAATAATTCCCAGTTTCATACAAAATCCCTTCTTTCTCCATATTTTATTTGAAATTTATTCTTTTATTCTAATAAATAAATTTATTTTAAAATATTTTTTTCAATTCAAAATCTATATAATTTCTAAAAAAATCCAATAAATTATGCCTTTAAATCATCGTACTTCCCACCTTCAAATTTTTTCACAATATAACTGCAAACTGGCACAATTTTATAATTATTCTCTCTTGCATATTTTACACCTGCCTCAAATAATTTCCCTGCGATTCCTTGTCCTCTTAATTCAGGTGAAACTACAGTTGACTCAAAAAATAATTTTTCTCCTTCTTTTCTGTAAGTTAATTTTGCAAGTTCATCTCCATTTTCTCCAAAGATGAAAAATCCTTCATTTACTATGTGTCTTATTTCCATTTTTCAAACTTCCTTTCAATATTTTATTCTATTATATAGTAAAATCATCCCAAAATCAAATTTAAAAAATTTAAAAATACCTTAATATGTGTATAGATGTCAAACATTTGTTACAAAAATATATTAAAAAAATGTTTCTTTCTTAATACAGTTTTGGTAGGCTTACATTATATCAAAAACCTTTCTTTTTTTTGTATACTCTTGTCACATATGTATTACCTCTCACAACAATTAAATTTTTTCAAACTCCAATGTTTATAAAAAAATGTGGTATAATTAAAAATAAACAGGAGTTAGAATAATAGAATACCTATAAAAATAGAAAGGGCTGATATAATTATGAAAAAAACTTTATATTTAATGCGACATGGACAAACTTTATTTAATTTACGGAAAAAAATTCAAGGAAGCTGTGATTCTCCATTAACTAATGAGGGAATCAGACAGGCTAAAGTGGCTGGAAAATATTTTAAAGACAATGAAATTACTTTTGATGCGGCTTACTCTTCTACTCAGGAAAGAGCTTGTGACACACTTGAAATTGTGACTAATAATAAAATGAGGTATGAAAGATTAAAAGGATTAAAGGAATGGAATTTTGGATTATTCGAAGGAGAAAGTGAGGATTTGAATCCAAAACATCCAAATGAAAGAACTTATGGAGATTTTTTTGTGAATTTTGGTGGGGAAAGTAATAAGGATGTAGAAAAAAGAATGCAGGAAACTTTGACTAGGATTATGGAAAAGGATGGAAATAATACTGTTCTTGCTGTGAGTCATGGTGGCGCCTGCTATAATTTCTTCCTGAAAAATGCTCCAGATATCCCATTTACAGGGCTTCCAAACTGTGCCATTTTCAAATACGAGTATGAAGATGGTAAATTTACATTCATCGAACTTATTAAGCACGATTTTACAAAAGAAATATAACTAAAAAACGCCTTAAAAAATAAACTTTTACATTTTGTGAAAATTTTATTTTAAGGCTTTTTATTATTAGTATTTGTTACTGAATTTTTATGCCTTTAAATCATCATATTCTCCACTTTCAAACTTTTTCACAATGTAACTGCAAATCGGCACAATTTTATATCCATTTTCTCTTGCACATTTTATACCAGCATCGAATAATTTTCCTGCAATCCCTTGCCCTCGCAATTCAAAAGATACGACTGTCGATTCAAAATACAATTTTTCCCCTTCTTTTCTGTAAGTCAATTTTGCAAGTTCATCTCCATTTTCTCCAAATATAAAAAATCCTTCATTTACTACATGTCTTATTTCCATTTTTTCAAACTTCCTTTCAATATTTTATTACATAGTAAAATCATTTCAAAATCAAATTTAAAAAGTTTACAAATATTTCAATATTTCACGTTTATATTGAATAAATTTTTCAGACATTATAACGTCTTCATTATTATAACTCTTGTCCTGACTATTTTTCAATTCAACATTTATTTGTGCAACAATTTTACCTGGACTTCCTGCCAAAATATAAATTCTATCGGAAAGCAGTATCGCCTCATCAATATCATGAGTGATAAACAGAGTTGACATCTTAATTTTGTTCATTATGTTTAAATA
This window encodes:
- a CDS encoding ABC transporter ATP-binding protein — encoded protein: MKELKYLLSLSGKHKMKLIFSAIFSIIGTTLSAVPYLLVYQIVLELFKANIDYSRIKFCVFIAIFFIIVKIIMQILSGVFSHIAAFSILYKIRIDLIEHLSKLNMGFFKKNMSGKLKKIINEDIEKLELFIAHQIPDLSSALVTPIIFLGIMIYFNWKLTLVLFIPIILSIMAQGKMFQSYGSRVEHYYTLLANLNATIMEYINAMNVMKAFNLTAKSFKDYRDITQEYADYWIELTELSVPFYSIFLCLTDSGLLFIIPVGGLMLFYNQISVSVYILFILMSTIFLSSLKALFDLAHHLSALTKGLGKIMEINGEQEQKSGNTNFPSNFSGYIKYENVNFAYKNKNVINDFSLEIKAGTSTALVGPSGSGKTTIGLLLGRFWDINSGKITIDGTDIKDFTYTGLADNVSFVFQDTFMLHDTIFENIRMGRDYSLQEVENAAKKAQIHDFVMSLPQKYETVIGEGGIKLSGGEKQRISIARAILKNAPIIVLDEVTSYSDIENEAKIQEALRTLLKGKTAIIIAHRLYTIKNADNIVVMNKGRITEQGTHKELLQNKSEYWHLWNLYSDNDLMENKEI
- a CDS encoding alanine/glycine:cation symporter family protein; protein product: MLNVIKDFNGFFWGVVLIILLVGTGIFYTFRLKFIQIREFKSGLKQLTGGFDLSGEKADSNGMSSFQALATAIAAQVGTGNLAGAATAIVSGGPGAIFWMWVSAFFGMATIYSEAVLSQIFKQKKDGEMTGGPAYYIQTLFNGGKAAKFLAGFFAVSCILALGFMGNAVQANSVGDAFHNAFHIPTVVTGLFLAALSGFIFFGGVKRIASVTEKIVPIMAILYVVTCVAIILLNIGNTGMAFKAIFINAFSTKAVLGGFAGAGMRKAIRFGVARGLFSNEAGMGSTPHAHAIAKVKNPEDQGHVAIVTVFIDTFVILTLSALVILIADGRANGTGISLTQQAFQAVLGHFGVIFVAVALFFFAFSTIIGWYFFGEANVKYLFGKKALNVYRALVMACIVAGSLQKVDLVWELADMFNGLMVIPNLIALIGLHKLVVEVTKKDPLLKD
- a CDS encoding acyltransferase, yielding MVKSKDRFFNFDILKCIAISMVLFIHIVASELYSYGEISRNRWMTANIIDSFSRMCVPLFVMVSGFFLLRKDEDVKVFFKKRFVKIIPKFFIYSVVFFIFVIIFKDVKNDELFLVFFRKSTYKTIILIFSKKESYHNFFSDFFQGKIYYHLWYIYMILLLYLITPFLRKIVIKVDRKSIDYLVYIWIAFIIVIPFLNAVFRKNIKIYSPVGQYIGYFLIGYLLFEKPLNMKKWQKYIIFFMMIFSIIFLTYIFTKSNSKFFDYFYDYHSIGVFGATVLFYDFFVNTFDGEKI
- a CDS encoding class I SAM-dependent methyltransferase; its protein translation is MKIKLNNISETMLITLHARAKDAESKNPILNDKKSSEILSQLDYDFSKFEKAWASYYGILSRAKVMDNEVKKFMEKYPDCAIVSIGCGLDTRFLRIDNGKIRWFNLDLPEVIEKRKLFFEPNERVTDIAKSAFDSAWTKDIKLEGKKLLIISEGVLMYFEEQQIKQFLEILTDNFDSFEAQFDLLYKGTVKMSKKHDTLKNMEAKFSWGVKDGSEVVKLNPKLKQTGLINFTDEMKHHLPGWKKLFIPFFYIFNNRLGIYTYEK
- a CDS encoding exopolysaccharide biosynthesis polyprenyl glycosylphosphotransferase, yielding MAVRGMKKNYSYLFGILTVVMYLVGLLLINRGLGFTNVIVIVCSMIIYYVANVYNMTGRYKLRDIAIIIIINFILVIVIKLFKIFLLNEAIILFGLITMFQIIYRYIVMIGLAEKKKVVFVGENGYTNDLLESIKKDSQYKLSDVLKEKKDITILTKKLLDLCENKKVDIIVDFTNNLLYDTKLVDKLLQYKLNGMQYYNYLEFYEMYENKLPVSNLSPKWFLENTGFEIYYNSFNLKAKRILDIIFALLIGVCVIPIMIIAAIIIKLESKGPIFFIQERIGEGNKPFKIVKFRSMTTDAEKDGPKWATKNDNRVTKFGKFMRLTRVDELPQLWNVLRGEMSFVGPRPEREFFIKQLEKEIMYYNLRHTVKPGLTGWAQVMYPYGASIEDAYRKLQYDLYYIKNHDILFDMKILLKTVTIVIFGKGR
- a CDS encoding ABC transporter ATP-binding protein, producing the protein MINDIRNIRTLAGNKYKNLKKPIFFLTIDAIFYMMNYAMFYFTIIDLMNNNFTMKKLIIYTFIMIFAIICRFVLNRIGYIGIQSEGAKIIQDLRIRMGDHLRNLNLGYFNSHNIGNIINIMTNDLQDFEQVITHSTSEIIKLSILTIYLLLIIFEISPLLAILQLIISLTGLIFVILGTKKGAKIALKKKHTMDNVVSRMVEYIAGMELFKAYNLTGEKFKRLKDSFNDLKKESINTEIALAPYVMIFQLITDISFALLLLVSTQLFMASSINKVEFFSYIIIGLSLSNVLKAFSTQYTFIQYLKLATDKLINVHNEKEISYELEKVTLPNYNIKFQNVSFSYEKDTPVLKNITFEAKQGTKTALVGSSGSGKTTVTSLIARFWDCQSGEITIGGINIQKIYPEELLTNISMIFQDVYLVNDTFENNIRLGKPKAAREEVINVAKNANCHDFIMESENGYDTVIGEGGSTLSGGEKQRISIARALLKDTPIILVDEATASLDADNEYEIRKSLNILTKNKTVITIAHKLNTIKDYDKIIVMSDGIIEEIGNHEQLMENKGRYYKMYTEMEKAQSEFELI